From one Flavobacteriales bacterium genomic stretch:
- a CDS encoding T9SS type A sorting domain-containing protein codes for MRLATIALVSAAPLCCSAQVLIDSISYEGLNQGLWGIHVMPDTIFLGADFSGSVYYSDHDGNLLGSLPTGYDFNHGLIRKPDSYLIAEDFTTGGAGLYEVSLSGALLNSWTFPPVIGGNSSGIGDLCADGDAVWYTMYFPDFDAYPYAYAYKWVPGEPTPIDTVPLMGEQPYGIALRGDTLFYVTDNLNGDLERIYAYDLTNEQLIGSVPLPDSDNDQSPRGLFCSGDRLYLVANRSGGSAFAFQMAYIYALDGTTSIDASSDRGGFTLHPSPADELIMLHGLPAGSAITITDLNGRVVMELGAHGPQQLVDSSDLPSGIYAITVQPRHGMATALRCVIAH; via the coding sequence CCTCAACCAAGGCCTATGGGGGATTCACGTCATGCCGGACACCATCTTCCTCGGGGCTGATTTCAGCGGAAGCGTTTACTACTCCGATCACGACGGCAACCTCCTGGGCTCGCTGCCAACCGGCTACGACTTCAATCACGGCCTCATCCGCAAGCCTGATTCATACCTTATCGCTGAAGACTTCACCACAGGCGGCGCTGGGCTCTATGAAGTGAGCCTCAGCGGAGCGCTGCTCAATTCATGGACATTCCCTCCGGTGATCGGCGGCAACTCATCGGGGATCGGCGACCTCTGCGCCGACGGTGATGCCGTGTGGTACACCATGTATTTCCCCGACTTCGACGCTTACCCTTATGCCTACGCCTATAAGTGGGTGCCCGGAGAGCCCACGCCCATCGACACCGTGCCGCTCATGGGCGAACAGCCATACGGCATCGCGCTTCGCGGCGATACGCTATTCTATGTCACCGACAATCTCAACGGCGACCTTGAGCGGATCTACGCCTACGACCTCACCAACGAGCAGCTGATCGGTTCCGTGCCGCTCCCCGACAGCGACAATGACCAATCGCCTCGCGGCCTATTCTGCAGCGGAGACCGGCTCTATCTGGTGGCCAATCGGTCCGGCGGATCGGCCTTCGCCTTCCAGATGGCGTACATCTACGCGCTCGATGGCACCACTTCAATTGATGCCTCGTCGGATCGCGGCGGATTCACGCTGCATCCATCGCCGGCCGATGAGCTCATCATGCTGCATGGCTTGCCCGCGGGAAGCGCGATCACCATCACCGACCTGAATGGCCGCGTGGTCATGGAACTGGGCGCCCATGGCCCGCAGCAGCTGGTTGATTCATCCGATCTCCCTTCGGGCATTTACGCCATCACGGTGCAGCCGCGCCATGGCATGGCCACCGCGCTGCGCTGCGTGATCGCGCATTGA